A section of the Lusitaniella coriacea LEGE 07157 genome encodes:
- the petN gene encoding cytochrome b6-f complex subunit PetN, whose product MDILTLGWVGLLSLFTWSIAMVVWGRNGF is encoded by the coding sequence ATGGATATTTTGACGCTTGGTTGGGTTGGATTGTTATCTTTGTTTACCTGGTCTATTGCAATGGTTGTTTGGGGTCGTAACGGATTTTAG
- a CDS encoding PEP-CTERM sorting domain-containing protein: protein MKLQTLSNTLGLIASSALVLSTTSAQAAKLSAADCVGSNYNCTITDPFFSVAGSDGAGNAQLTRKSFANYEGIGVATNGTTKIKDDPSWGEIDYDETLTVNFAEEKAVEYIDLGFLYKKGNNSDKVNEIAEVTAFDTLGNTFTGILSVISETTATWSLGGTVTTLSNPVEPFAGLFRITNPFGDMELDGLSFTAVDSGRDFSRQSWDSDFVVGAVKTVPEPGTLLGLLGISTLGMLKARRRQK, encoded by the coding sequence ATGAAACTACAAACACTCTCAAACACTCTCGGTCTTATCGCAAGCAGCGCCCTCGTCCTCTCCACAACCTCCGCACAAGCCGCAAAACTCTCTGCTGCTGACTGTGTTGGTTCTAACTACAACTGCACCATCACAGATCCTTTCTTCAGCGTCGCAGGTTCCGATGGCGCAGGAAATGCTCAACTGACGCGCAAATCTTTTGCTAACTATGAAGGAATTGGCGTTGCAACCAACGGTACGACTAAGATTAAAGACGATCCTTCCTGGGGCGAAATCGATTACGATGAAACGCTGACGGTGAATTTTGCCGAGGAGAAAGCGGTTGAGTACATCGATTTGGGCTTCTTGTATAAGAAAGGTAATAATAGCGATAAAGTGAATGAAATTGCTGAGGTTACTGCCTTTGATACATTAGGCAACACCTTCACCGGAATTCTTTCTGTGATTAGTGAGACGACAGCAACCTGGAGCCTAGGGGGTACTGTAACAACCCTTTCTAATCCTGTGGAACCCTTTGCTGGGTTATTCCGCATCACTAATCCCTTTGGCGACATGGAACTTGATGGGTTGAGCTTTACGGCTGTGGATAGCGGCAGGGATTTCTCTCGCCAAAGTTGGGATTCTGATTTCGTTGTTGGCGCGGTGAAAACCGTTCCCGAACCCGGTACTTTGCTCGGTTTGCTGGGAATCAGCACTCTGGGAATGTTAAAGGCTCGTCGTCGCCAGAAATAG
- a CDS encoding DUF5615 family PIN-like protein, with protein sequence MKLLLDQGLPRSAAALLRDVGIETIHVGEIGLSEAEDAELIRRAREEGYVVVTLDADFHTLLALDEATSPSVIRIRIERLRAKALTDLVLRVLSECDEDLQQGAAVTVEPTRIRIRRLPLLSD encoded by the coding sequence ATGAAACTGTTGCTTGACCAAGGACTCCCCCGTTCTGCGGCAGCTTTGTTACGCGATGTCGGTATCGAGACAATTCATGTTGGTGAAATTGGGCTGTCTGAAGCGGAAGATGCAGAACTCATTCGGCGAGCGAGAGAAGAGGGATATGTTGTCGTGACGCTCGATGCAGACTTTCACACCTTACTCGCGTTGGATGAAGCAACTTCTCCATCAGTCATTCGTATTCGTATTGAAAGGTTACGGGCAAAAGCATTGACCGATCTGGTGTTGAGGGTACTGAGTGAATGTGATGAAGACTTGCAACAGGGTGCGGCTGTTACCGTTGAACCGACTCGAATTCGTATTCGCCGTTTGCCGTTGTTATCCGATTAA
- a CDS encoding ribbon-helix-helix domain-containing protein yields the protein MAKPRITVTVSEEVYAFLSNWAEREQRPIANLAAYLLNTAVKEHQEKQNKKT from the coding sequence ATGGCAAAGCCAAGAATTACCGTAACCGTATCTGAAGAAGTTTACGCATTCCTCTCGAACTGGGCAGAGCGAGAACAGCGACCCATAGCTAATCTAGCCGCGTACCTGCTCAATACAGCAGTGAAAGAGCATCAAGAGAAGCAGAATAAGAAAACGTAA
- a CDS encoding plasmid partition protein ParG yields the protein MPTKKPKGMVELNGYIPKETKREFKLACTAIDRTMSDVLTELVENWLEEQKKKK from the coding sequence ATGCCAACGAAAAAACCCAAGGGAATGGTTGAACTAAACGGTTACATTCCGAAAGAAACTAAACGAGAGTTTAAACTTGCCTGTACTGCGATCGATCGAACAATGAGTGATGTCCTAACTGAGTTGGTCGAAAATTGGTTGGAGGAGCAGAAAAAGAAGAAGTAA
- a CDS encoding pentapeptide repeat-containing protein translates to MTGESGVNIERQRSPLHKEIKVNPKGLFFALSKAAINGVFLKWDDLAESGLEVLESLGLERKKEEIAGLLVIRALFQAMKDLLDDNRVLLVREPDNLKTLYGALNSALDNSECTISREFFQNPKALPLVKSVQTTFAQWLGEFVEKPVEAENISRRLPPYFVFALNEEWRTHREDYLILTEELDTPFTQASERERGWLRYRAWLQKQVEEPMFLESFSLKQVYVPLRAYYEREVEGNKEKTERRIADEKDYKRVVVDLNDELEAWLQEAKSDDGIRLMSGGPGIGKSSFAKIFAAQQAEKGEIPVLFIPLHLFTLSDDLVTAVGNFVQIEGFLRHNPLEREDGESRLLIIFDGLDELSMQGKIAEEAAKQFVEEVRLKVNQFNYRETRVQVLISGREVVVQANRNTFRKPHQLLYLLPYFVTEAERESEENNYADEQNLLEEDRRQLWWQLYGKAKGKQYGGLPPELSKKNLVEITTQPLLNYLVALTIERDKLQFTEDTNLNEIYGDLLEAVYERGYEKHGYRVTEGIEKEEFVGILEEIALACWHGDGRTTTVKEIEDHCDNSGTKDILRRFQDSFNEDSKACVTRLLTAFYFRESGGVRESEKTFEFTHKSFGEYLTAKRIVEGVRTIHYELEERKKNWRKSYDERQALIDWATLCGASAMDEYLFEFVVAEIRLQDLEEVKGWQKMLCGLIEVMLVNGMPMEGLKERPNFHEEMRQARNAEEALLVVLNACARVTQERSKIQWSAPEAFGAWLSRLRGQRTSWENGLALQCLSFLDLSKSVLLGKDLYQANLEGAKLERANLGGANLGRANLGVANLGRAILAGAILEGANLEGANLEGANLRGAILEGANLAGANLAGANLAGAKLGWANLGGANLEGTILEGKDIAKLTGRND, encoded by the coding sequence ATGACTGGGGAATCCGGAGTCAATATCGAACGCCAGCGTTCGCCCTTGCACAAAGAAATTAAAGTTAACCCCAAAGGACTCTTTTTCGCGCTGAGTAAAGCTGCAATTAACGGCGTTTTCCTGAAATGGGATGACTTGGCGGAAAGTGGCTTAGAAGTCTTAGAATCCCTCGGACTGGAACGAAAAAAAGAAGAAATTGCGGGTTTGCTCGTTATTCGGGCGTTATTCCAGGCGATGAAAGATTTATTGGACGATAATCGTGTTTTGCTCGTCCGAGAACCCGACAATTTGAAGACATTGTACGGCGCGCTCAATTCCGCCTTGGACAATAGCGAATGCACGATCTCGCGGGAATTTTTCCAGAACCCGAAAGCATTACCTTTGGTTAAATCGGTGCAAACTACTTTTGCCCAGTGGTTAGGGGAATTTGTTGAAAAACCAGTCGAAGCCGAAAACATCAGTCGTCGCCTTCCCCCATACTTTGTATTTGCGCTCAACGAAGAATGGCGAACCCACAGAGAAGATTATCTGATTCTGACAGAAGAACTGGATACCCCCTTCACCCAAGCCAGCGAACGAGAACGGGGATGGTTGCGCTATCGTGCGTGGTTGCAGAAGCAAGTCGAAGAACCGATGTTCCTCGAATCCTTCAGTCTCAAACAAGTTTACGTACCGCTACGCGCCTATTACGAACGAGAAGTTGAAGGTAATAAAGAGAAAACCGAACGCAGAATTGCAGACGAGAAAGACTACAAACGAGTAGTAGTTGACCTCAACGACGAACTGGAAGCCTGGTTGCAGGAAGCAAAATCCGATGATGGCATTCGGTTGATGAGCGGGGGACCCGGAATTGGAAAATCCTCCTTTGCCAAAATTTTTGCAGCACAACAGGCAGAAAAAGGGGAAATTCCGGTTCTTTTTATTCCCCTGCACTTGTTTACGCTCTCCGATGACTTGGTAACCGCAGTGGGGAATTTTGTGCAGATTGAAGGATTTCTGCGCCACAACCCCCTAGAACGAGAAGACGGCGAATCTCGGTTGCTGATTATTTTTGATGGCTTGGACGAGTTATCGATGCAAGGAAAAATTGCCGAAGAAGCGGCAAAACAATTTGTTGAGGAAGTGCGGCTGAAAGTGAATCAGTTCAACTATCGGGAGACTCGCGTACAGGTTTTGATTAGCGGACGAGAAGTTGTCGTGCAAGCGAACCGCAACACGTTTCGTAAACCCCACCAACTGCTGTATCTTTTGCCCTATTTTGTTACCGAAGCGGAAAGGGAAAGTGAAGAAAATAACTATGCAGACGAACAAAATCTGTTAGAAGAAGATCGGCGACAGTTGTGGTGGCAACTGTATGGCAAGGCGAAAGGCAAGCAATACGGCGGTTTGCCCCCAGAACTCAGTAAGAAAAATTTAGTCGAAATTACGACGCAGCCGCTACTCAACTATCTCGTTGCCCTCACTATCGAACGAGATAAATTGCAATTCACTGAAGATACGAATCTGAATGAAATTTATGGAGATTTACTTGAAGCGGTTTACGAACGAGGCTATGAAAAGCACGGCTATCGCGTGACGGAGGGAATTGAGAAAGAAGAATTTGTGGGCATTCTTGAAGAAATTGCCTTGGCGTGTTGGCACGGAGACGGCAGAACGACTACGGTGAAGGAAATTGAAGATCACTGCGATAACAGCGGCACGAAAGATATTTTGCGTCGCTTTCAAGACAGTTTTAACGAAGACTCCAAAGCTTGCGTTACTCGCCTGTTAACTGCCTTCTATTTTCGGGAAAGTGGTGGCGTGAGGGAGAGTGAGAAAACTTTTGAATTTACCCACAAGAGTTTTGGGGAATATTTGACGGCAAAACGGATTGTTGAGGGCGTTAGGACAATTCACTATGAATTAGAAGAGCGCAAAAAAAACTGGCGTAAAAGTTACGACGAACGCCAAGCCTTAATCGATTGGGCAACGCTTTGCGGGGCTTCGGCAATGGATGAATATTTATTCGAGTTTGTGGTTGCGGAAATCCGCTTGCAGGATTTGGAAGAAGTCAAGGGCTGGCAGAAAATGCTGTGCGGATTAATTGAAGTGATGCTTGTCAATGGAATGCCGATGGAAGGGTTGAAAGAGCGACCAAACTTCCACGAAGAAATGCGACAGGCTCGCAATGCGGAAGAAGCGTTGTTGGTGGTTCTTAATGCCTGTGCGAGGGTAACGCAGGAACGCTCGAAAATTCAATGGTCTGCACCGGAAGCTTTTGGAGCGTGGCTTTCCCGATTGCGAGGGCAGAGAACGAGTTGGGAAAATGGGCTTGCGTTGCAATGTCTGAGCTTTTTAGATTTATCAAAATCCGTTCTCTTGGGGAAAGACCTTTATCAAGCGAATCTTGAAGGGGCGAAACTTGAAAGGGCGAATCTTGGAGGGGCGAATCTTGGAAGGGCGAATCTTGGAGTGGCGAATCTTGGAAGGGCGATTCTTGCAGGGGCGATTCTTGAAGGGGCGAATCTTGAAGGGGCGAATCTTGAAGGGGCGAATCTTAGAGGGGCGATTCTTGAAGGGGCGAATCTTGCAGGGGCGAATCTTGCAGGGGCGAATCTTGCAGGGGCGAAACTTGGATGGGCGAATCTTGGAGGGGCGAATCTTGAAGGAACGATTCTAGAGGGCAAAGACATCGCTAAACTTACAGGAAGAAACGATTAA
- a CDS encoding AAA-like domain-containing protein codes for MDVKAALEFADRAIYNQTGKHLNDLEREVFVGSWEGRTYEEIYPLNPQYVEKYVGYRLWQKLSQALGTKVTKKRLKGALARASRKRVPIGYCNQEPDSTLAVQLFRAIEAAGHQPFLGNIGATSTHPTDWLSQLNTELKQCNTFLLLLSPQTAVSEMAIEVLRQIQELRDIHHSPPIVLSVRIDCPHPIPLNHDLRNYLLGTLYREWRTPEDTDAIARDVIQFLATEDRETLNTWQKWETEERENREAAAKSQLEPPLPVAEPELPKGQVRLASAFYIERIPLEARCYQSIVQPGALIRLKAPRQMGKTSLMARILYHAKEQGYRTVPLSFQHADKSVFANLNHLLRWFCARIARKLRSPYKVEDRWTDTYGSKDNCTAFFEDCLLPEDDRPLVLGLDEVDRVFQYANIADDFFGLLRAWYEEASYGYGDSELWEKLRLVVVHSTEVYKTLDINQSPFNVGLPIELSEFSPEQVAEITRRHGLHWDSEQVQQLMTVVGGHPYLVRLALYHIAQDRLNLTQLLDLAPTEAGIYGDHLRRHLWSFQQHPELAAAFRQVITEPEPIELESVLAFKLHSMGLVHLRGDRVMPRFELYRQYFRDRLASI; via the coding sequence ATGGATGTTAAAGCGGCTTTGGAATTTGCCGATCGCGCGATCTACAATCAAACAGGAAAGCACCTGAACGATTTAGAGCGGGAAGTTTTTGTGGGTTCTTGGGAAGGGCGAACCTACGAGGAAATTTACCCCCTCAATCCCCAATACGTAGAAAAGTATGTGGGGTATCGGTTGTGGCAAAAACTTTCCCAGGCATTAGGAACGAAAGTCACCAAAAAGCGGCTCAAAGGCGCTTTGGCAAGGGCTTCTAGAAAGCGAGTCCCCATCGGCTATTGCAACCAAGAACCCGACTCAACCCTAGCGGTTCAATTATTTCGCGCGATTGAAGCAGCAGGACATCAACCCTTTCTCGGTAATATTGGCGCAACTTCAACCCATCCCACCGATTGGCTGTCTCAACTCAATACCGAATTAAAACAGTGCAATACCTTCCTACTCTTGCTCTCTCCCCAAACCGCCGTGAGCGAAATGGCAATCGAAGTGCTGCGCCAGATTCAGGAATTGCGAGATATTCACCATTCTCCCCCCATCGTTCTGAGCGTTCGGATTGATTGCCCCCATCCGATTCCCCTCAATCATGACTTGCGAAACTATCTCCTTGGCACTCTGTATCGAGAATGGAGAACTCCTGAAGACACAGACGCGATCGCGCGGGATGTGATTCAATTTTTAGCGACGGAAGATCGAGAAACCCTCAACACTTGGCAGAAATGGGAAACTGAAGAACGGGAAAATCGAGAGGCGGCGGCAAAATCTCAACTCGAACCTCCCTTACCCGTCGCAGAACCAGAACTCCCCAAAGGTCAAGTTCGACTGGCTTCCGCCTTTTATATCGAGCGCATTCCCCTCGAAGCGCGATGCTACCAATCAATTGTGCAACCCGGAGCCTTAATTCGGCTCAAAGCGCCCAGGCAAATGGGAAAAACCTCATTGATGGCGCGCATCCTCTACCACGCCAAAGAACAGGGATATCGAACGGTTCCCCTCAGCTTTCAACACGCCGATAAATCGGTTTTTGCCAATCTCAATCACCTGCTGCGCTGGTTCTGCGCCAGAATTGCCCGCAAACTGCGATCGCCCTATAAAGTAGAAGATCGCTGGACGGATACCTACGGCAGCAAAGACAACTGTACCGCTTTTTTTGAAGACTGTTTGTTGCCAGAAGACGATCGTCCCTTGGTACTGGGATTAGATGAGGTGGATCGCGTTTTTCAGTATGCCAATATTGCCGACGACTTTTTTGGACTGCTGCGCGCCTGGTACGAAGAAGCCAGTTATGGTTATGGGGACAGCGAACTGTGGGAAAAACTACGCCTCGTCGTCGTTCACTCCACCGAAGTTTATAAGACTTTAGACATCAATCAATCCCCCTTTAATGTTGGGTTGCCCATCGAACTTTCAGAATTTAGTCCGGAACAGGTGGCAGAAATTACGCGGCGACACGGATTGCACTGGGATTCAGAACAGGTGCAACAGTTGATGACTGTGGTGGGAGGGCATCCTTACCTCGTGCGCTTGGCACTTTACCATATTGCCCAAGATCGACTGAACTTGACGCAATTGCTCGATCTTGCCCCCACTGAAGCGGGAATTTATGGCGATCACTTGCGCCGCCACCTGTGGAGTTTTCAGCAACATCCAGAATTAGCGGCTGCTTTTCGACAAGTGATTACAGAACCCGAACCCATTGAATTGGAATCTGTACTAGCATTTAAGTTACATAGCATGGGGTTAGTGCATCTACGGGGCGATCGCGTCATGCCTAGATTTGAGTTATATCGTCAGTATTTTCGTGATCGCCTTGCCTCGATTTAG
- a CDS encoding type II toxin-antitoxin system ParD family antitoxin, which translates to MNVFLDIPEDLKLKFRQDIDSSAVECFLDLARQDCQRKQAQAKLENLLQVGVDSEVESVTADY; encoded by the coding sequence ATGAATGTCTTTCTCGATATCCCAGAAGACCTGAAACTCAAATTCAGGCAGGACATTGATTCCAGTGCAGTGGAATGCTTTCTCGATTTGGCGCGGCAAGATTGCCAACGGAAACAAGCGCAAGCAAAGCTAGAGAATTTGCTGCAAGTGGGTGTAGATTCAGAGGTTGAATCAGTGACGGCTGATTATTAG
- a CDS encoding cysteine synthase A: protein MDIKNGFVATVGNTPLIRLNSFSDETGCEILGKAEFLNPGGSVKDRAALYMIQDAEQKGLLQPGGTVVEGTAGNTGIGLAHICNAKGYKCLIVIPETQSPEKIELLRTLGAEVRTVPAVPYKDPNNYVKLSGRIAQEMDNAIWANQFDNLANRNAHYETTGLEIWQQTDGNIDVWVTATGTGGTYAGVALLLKEKNPSIQCVVADPMGSGLYSYVKTGEIQIEGSSMTEGIGNSRITANMEGVPLDDAIQIDDKECVRVIYQLLQQDGLFMGGSVGINVGAAYAMAKKLGPGHTIVTVLCDGGTRYQSKLFNRAWLAAKGLLPD, encoded by the coding sequence ATGGATATAAAAAATGGTTTCGTTGCAACAGTGGGTAACACTCCCCTCATTCGCTTGAACAGCTTTAGTGACGAGACAGGTTGTGAAATCTTAGGCAAAGCCGAATTCCTCAATCCAGGAGGATCTGTTAAGGATCGAGCAGCTTTATATATGATTCAAGATGCAGAACAAAAAGGTCTGCTTCAACCTGGAGGAACCGTTGTTGAAGGCACTGCGGGGAATACCGGAATTGGTTTAGCACACATCTGCAATGCCAAAGGTTATAAATGCTTGATTGTCATTCCCGAAACTCAATCCCCGGAGAAAATCGAGCTTTTGCGGACTTTGGGGGCTGAAGTCCGCACTGTTCCTGCTGTTCCGTACAAAGATCCGAATAACTATGTGAAACTCTCCGGCAGAATTGCCCAAGAAATGGACAACGCAATTTGGGCAAACCAGTTTGACAATCTTGCCAATCGCAACGCCCACTACGAAACCACGGGTTTGGAAATTTGGCAACAAACCGATGGAAACATCGATGTGTGGGTTACTGCAACGGGAACTGGAGGAACTTACGCTGGAGTGGCTTTGTTGCTCAAAGAAAAAAATCCTAGCATTCAGTGCGTTGTTGCCGACCCGATGGGCAGTGGATTGTATAGTTACGTTAAAACCGGGGAGATTCAAATTGAAGGCAGTTCGATGACGGAAGGCATTGGGAATAGTCGAATTACGGCAAATATGGAGGGTGTACCCTTAGACGATGCGATTCAAATTGACGATAAGGAATGCGTTCGCGTGATTTATCAACTCCTACAACAGGACGGTTTGTTTATGGGCGGTTCGGTGGGGATTAATGTGGGTGCAGCTTATGCAATGGCGAAGAAACTTGGTCCCGGTCATACAATTGTTACGGTTCTTTGTGATGGCGGAACGCGGTATCAGTCCAAGCTATTTAATCGAGCATGGCTTGCGGCGAAAGGACTTCTACCCGATTGA
- a CDS encoding DUF433 domain-containing protein produces MKLDRIVSNPKRMNGQPCIRNLRLTVRRVIELLSTYPNRTELFQEFPELEEVDIQQALIFASSYMDDRIIELPSSYETVA; encoded by the coding sequence ATGAAACTCGACCGGATTGTTAGTAATCCCAAACGGATGAACGGACAACCCTGCATCCGCAATCTACGCCTTACCGTTCGTCGGGTAATTGAGTTACTGAGTACCTATCCCAATCGTACAGAACTGTTCCAAGAGTTCCCAGAACTCGAAGAGGTAGATATTCAGCAAGCCCTAATCTTTGCTTCTTCTTATATGGACGACCGCATCATTGAACTCCCCAGCAGCTATGAAACTGTTGCTTGA